TATCTGATCGACGAGCCGATGGTAGGCCTGGACCCGGCCAGCATGATCACGGTGCGCAACATCTTCAAGCGGGAGGCTGCCAAAGGCAAGGCCTTGCTGATCTCCACCCACACCCTGTCGCTGGCCCAGGCGGTCTGCCACCGGATTGGGATCATTGCCAACGGCAAGCTGGTGGCTTTGGGAACATTGGACGAACTGCGCAGCCTTTCCCGGAAACAGCACAAGGACCTGGAGGACCTTTACCTGGAGTTCACGGTATAATTTTTCTTTGTATTAAGTCGCTCGTGTCATTCCCGTGCAGACGGGAATCCAGCGAGAATATGGATTCCTGCTGGAGTTTACACTGAATTAACTGAAGTGCAGGAATGACAAGACCGATATAAAACCTAATGATATCGTCATCCTGAGCAAAGCCCCCTGATTGACTATCCGAAGGATCTGACGGGATTCTTCGACTTGCCGGGCAACAAGCCAGGCTCAGAATGACGGAATACATGACCCCTAAAATCTAACATCTAAAATCACTAATCTAAAACTATGGCTCTTGAAGGAAACATATCGGAATTCAGCCTGCCTGAGATACTGCAATTGTTATCCAGCCAGCGCAAGACCGGGGTCCTCCAGCTGGAGCAGGAAGGCGACACCGCCGCCTTTGATTTCGACGAAGGAAGGATCACCGGCGGGTTCTACCGCAAGAAAGACCGCCAGGAATTCCTGGGCGGCTACCTGTTCAAGACCGGGCTGATAACCGAGAGCGCCCTGGCCCTGGCCGAAGCCGAGCAGGAACGGCTGAACATTCCCCTGGAGGAGGTGCTGATAGAGAAGGGCTTCATCTCCGGGGAGGACTTCACCGAGGTCATCCGCTTCAAGATCCAGGAGATCATGGACGAGGTCATCATCTGGGTGGAGGGGCATTATACCTTCGACCTGAAGACCCGGCTCTATACCCAGAGCAAATATCCGGTCAAGCTGGAAACCGACGGTTTTCTGCTGGAGGGCATGCGCCGGCTGGACGAATGGCTCAGGATAAGGATCCTGATACCCTCGTCGGAGACGGTGGTCCATCTTAAGCCGGGATTCCAGCCGGAGGGGCTAACCCCCGAGCAGGAAAAGATCGCGGAATTCCTGGGCACCAGGCATCTCTCGGCCGGCAAGCTGGTGGAAATAAGCGGCCTGGGCAAGTTCATCACCTGCCAGGCCATTGCCGAGCTGGCCGAAATGGGCGCCATCAAAATCACCCAGACCCAACCGGAGCAGGCCAAAGCAGAGGCCCCGGGATTCAGTGCCGCCGCCCAAGCCAGCGTCATCAGCTTGATGCTGAAACATCTGGGCTCACTGATCCGCCGCCTGTCCATCTATCCATTCAACAATCCCCGGGTGCTGTCGGCCCTGGAGGAGTTCTTCTACCTGTTCAACGGGCTGGGGCTGGCCGAGGAGGGACTGTCCATCGTTCCCGGCCTGGATGGCGCCAAAATAAACGGCCAGACCATCGACCCCCGGCACGAGCTGATAACCCACTTCGGCCTGTATTTGAGCCAGCGCCAGATAGAGAAGCTGGAATTCCTGCCCCAGCTGAAAAGCGACGAACTCCGGACCTTCGCCTACCTGCTGGCCATGCCCTCCGACCTGGTGCAGATGCTGGACGGGCTGGCATCGCTGATAAAAGGGCATCCTTTGCCTCACATCCGGATCGAGCATTCCCGGCAGCGCCTGGAGCGCCTGATGCAGAGCGAGCGAATATTCGTGATCCCCAGCCGCTTCATGGAGCTGCTGGACGACCAGGATGACGAGGCCATCAGGCAGAAGAACAGCCAACATCTTTTTGAAAGCCTCAAGCAGGTGATAAAACTCCCGGCCCCGCCCCTGACCCCGGAGGATAACCTGAAGCTGGTGGAGGCCGAAAACTCATCCGAAAGGGCTTTCGGGGTCTATGGCCGCGGCGGCCGGGATAAGTATATCGAGAAGACCGTCCAGGTGCTGATGCGCCTGCCGCCCGCCGCCCGCCTGGCCTTCTTGAAACGCAAGGTCAACGATGTCCGCTGGCTGTTCCAGCTGGACAACGTGGCGGCCATCTCCAGGGACCAGTTCGACCGCATCTTTACCGCCCCGAAATAAAATGAACCTGCCGCTTTACATCAACCGGCAGAACTTCAAGGCCTCCTTTGGGAAACTGCTGGAGCCCCGGCCGGGGAGAATGCTCCAGCTGGCCTCCTATCTCTTCGCTATGACCCTGTTCCTGGCCGGAGGCTACCTGCTGTTCCACCGCCTGTTCGCCTACCTGCTGGCCCTGGAGGGCATCGGACAGTCCCTGCTGTTCCGCCTGCTGTCCTCGTCGTTTCTGACCTTCTTCATCATGCTTTTCTTGAGCAATCTGATAACCTCGCTCTCCACCCTGTTCCGCTCCCGGGAGGTGGATTTTTTGCTGTCCACCCCTCTGCCGTCCCAGGCCTTGTTTGAATACAGCTTTTACAAGACCTTCTTCTACAGCTCTTGGGCTACATTGATCCTGGGTCTCCCGCTGACCGTGGCCCTGCTGGTGACCCTTAAAGCCGATCTCTGGGGCATCCTGCTGGGCCTGGCCCTGCTGCCGCCCTTCGTGGCCATCCCGTCCGCCCTGGCGGTCTCGCTGCTGCTGATAGCGGTAAAGGTCTTTCCCCGATTGAGCCTGCGGCATCTGCTGGCCGGGCTGCTGGCCTTTCTGGCCATCGCCTCCTGGGCATTCTTCGCCTTCGCCCGGCCCCAGGGAATGTCCATCGCCCATATAAACACCATGCCCGAGCTGGAGAGTTATATGTCGTCCCTGGCGGTGGTCAATTCGCCCCTGCTGCCCAGCACCTGGATCACCGAGGGGCTGATGGCCGGAGTACGGGGCGGCATCGCCACGGCCCTGGGCCGGCTGTGGCTGCTGGCCATCACCGCCCTGTTTTTGACCTCGCTGTGCTATTACCTGAGCCAAAGGTTCTATCTTAACAGCCTGACCACCCGGGTGACCAGCTCCCCGATGGAGAGCTACGGCTCCAACCGCCGGCTGACCTCCTGGTGGGCCCGAAAGTTCCCCATCGCCGCCAAGGACAGTCTGCTGTTCCTGCGCGACCCCACCCAGTGGGCCCAGGGGTTGATCTTCGTCTCCCTGCTGATTATCTACCTGGGCAGCCTGCACCGCTACCCCATGTTCTTCACCTTTCCCATGTGGAAGGTGGTGATCACCTTCATCAACTTCGCCTTCGCCGGGTATATCCTGGCCACCCTTTCGGTGCGCTTCGTCTTCCCGGTGATCAGCCTGGAGGGGCCCACCCTGTGGTTCATCAAATCCTCCCCCATCAAGGGGTATAGATTGTTCGCCGAGAAGGCTTTCGTCAGCATCATCGTGGCCCTGGTGCTGACCGAGACGTTGAGTTTGATATCCAACCAGCTGCTGCACACCATGCCGGGATTGAAGGTCATCAGCCATATCAGCCTGGGGCTGATGTGCTTAGTGCTGACCAGCCTGACCCTGGGGCTGGGGGCAATGATACCGGATTTCAAGGAGCGCAACCCCAGCAAGATCGCCTCCGGGCTGGGCGGCCTGCTGGCGGCCTTGGCGGGGCTGGCCTACGTGGCCATTTCGATTGTGGTGCTGGCCTGGCCGGCCTACCTGTATGCCATGAACCAATGGAGAAGCCGGGTGAACTACGGCCAGGCGTTGGTAATATCCTTTGGGATATTTTTATTGCTGTCGGGAATAGCCATGTATCTGCCGTTGAGGTTCGGGCTGAAGAAGATAAAAGAGATGCAGGTGTAGGAAATTTGGAAAACAAACAAAGCGGCTGGAGAAACTCCAGCCGCTTTGTTATTAACCAGGCGGGTGCGAGGAAATAAAGAAGCCCCCCGGAGGGGGGCTTAATAAAATAATATATTTCACCTGCGTTTTGCCTTACGTTCTTCATCACGTTTTGCATCATTATAACCCCACCTCCATAAACATGCTTTTATATTATTTTCACTAATTTTAACAATCTCATTATGCTTATATTTTTGCCCTATCCTTAATGCCTTATTGCAGTACTTTAAAGCTTTTGATGATTTTTCTAATTTATCGTATACAAGGCCAATAGATATAAGACTATACGCTTCACCTTCAATATCACCAACCATTTTATACATATCCATAGCTTTCAATATATATTCTAAAGCTTTTGACGTATCACCCAATTCACGGTATAAATTTCCTAAATTCTTTAATACATTCGCTTCACTTCCTTTTACGCCTGAATTTTTATATAAAGTTAAAGCTTGCATATAATATTCTAAAGCCTTTGTCGTATCCCCTTTTCCCTTATATATAACGCCCATATTGCCAAGGGCATTTGCTTCACCCTCTTTATTGCCCATCTCCTTTTCTATTGTTAAAGCATTTTGATAATATTCTAAAGCTTTTGAAGTATCACCTAGTTTATCGTATATAACCCCCATGTTACCTATATCGCTAGCCATACCAGCTCTATTTCCAATTTCTTTATTTATCTCAAAAGCCTTTTGTAAATTCTCCAAAGCTTTTGGTAAATCACCTAACATTTGATATATAAAATTCATATGTCCCAAAGCTATAGCTATACCTAGTTTGTTGCCGGCTACGTTATCTATTTCAAAAGCATTTTGATAATATTCTAAAGCCTTAGGTATATCACCTAATATTTGATATACAATACCCATATTACCCAAAACATAAGAATTACCTACTTTATTATCCATTTCTTTATTTATTTCAAAGGCCTTTTGCAAGTATTCTAAAGCCATTGGCAAATCACCCAACACACGATACAAGTTACCAATATTGTTATAACAAATCGAGGTACCTCTTTTATCTTGTGCCTTAATATACAATAATAAAGCCTTTTTATATTCCCCTAAGGCAATTTCATTA
This genomic window from Candidatus Edwardsbacteria bacterium contains:
- a CDS encoding DUF4388 domain-containing protein, whose translation is MALEGNISEFSLPEILQLLSSQRKTGVLQLEQEGDTAAFDFDEGRITGGFYRKKDRQEFLGGYLFKTGLITESALALAEAEQERLNIPLEEVLIEKGFISGEDFTEVIRFKIQEIMDEVIIWVEGHYTFDLKTRLYTQSKYPVKLETDGFLLEGMRRLDEWLRIRILIPSSETVVHLKPGFQPEGLTPEQEKIAEFLGTRHLSAGKLVEISGLGKFITCQAIAELAEMGAIKITQTQPEQAKAEAPGFSAAAQASVISLMLKHLGSLIRRLSIYPFNNPRVLSALEEFFYLFNGLGLAEEGLSIVPGLDGAKINGQTIDPRHELITHFGLYLSQRQIEKLEFLPQLKSDELRTFAYLLAMPSDLVQMLDGLASLIKGHPLPHIRIEHSRQRLERLMQSERIFVIPSRFMELLDDQDDEAIRQKNSQHLFESLKQVIKLPAPPLTPEDNLKLVEAENSSERAFGVYGRGGRDKYIEKTVQVLMRLPPAARLAFLKRKVNDVRWLFQLDNVAAISRDQFDRIFTAPK
- a CDS encoding tetratricopeptide repeat protein, translating into MNLFYAAIAISFLIAVLFYKRSASKKDAKEIKEDTEEIRASNEENIAEIRKLQKQVEYISKGLIYLDGLPERADIKKQLLLRDGLRAMVNYKWDDAIAIFEKALACASETDKAAFYFEIAICQKKKGNNEIALGEYKKALLLYIKAQDKRGTSICYNNIGNLYRVLGDLPMALEYLQKAFEINKEMDNKVGNSYVLGNMGIVYQILGDIPKALEYYQNAFEIDNVAGNKLGIAIALGHMNFIYQMLGDLPKALENLQKAFEINKEIGNRAGMASDIGNMGVIYDKLGDTSKALEYYQNALTIEKEMGNKEGEANALGNMGVIYKGKGDTTKALEYYMQALTLYKNSGVKGSEANVLKNLGNLYRELGDTSKALEYILKAMDMYKMVGDIEGEAYSLISIGLVYDKLEKSSKALKYCNKALRIGQKYKHNEIVKISENNIKACLWRWGYNDAKRDEERKAKRR